In the genome of Amaranthus tricolor cultivar Red isolate AtriRed21 chromosome 15, ASM2621246v1, whole genome shotgun sequence, one region contains:
- the LOC130801754 gene encoding uncharacterized protein LOC130801754: protein HKKARNSDPIRTNATKLPSVKVKQPREQHTDAFVTRYLHNPQECLRVDFGRDPAEFPSSAGFRPFSSNTHFQVQLNFHPIWLKNCKKGNKMKGFSGLVASFLAVSTFPLLSFPSQFQEKSSFGEKSSIGKEQFTPRFDGLRFIETLITAHR from the exons CATAAAAAGGCGAGAAATAGCGATCCGATAAGAACAAATGCAACGAAGCTACCAAGCGTGAAGGTTAAGCAGCCGAGAGAACAACATACTGACGCTTTCGTTACGCGTTATTTACATAACCCACAAGAGTGTTTACGGGTAGATTTTGGTCGGGATCCGGCAGAGTTTCCATCCTCAGCCGGGTTTCGCCCATTTTCTTCCAACACCCATTTTCAAGTTCAATTGAATTTTCATCCAATTTGGCTGAAAAATTGTAAGAAAGGAAATAAAATGAAAGGATTCAGTGGTCTTGTTGCATCATTTCTTGCTGTTTCTACTTTCCCTCTTCTCTCTTTTCCCTCTCAATTTCAG GAAAAATCGTCATTTGGGGAAAAATCATCAATTGGGAAGGAGCAATTCACGCCCAGATTTGATGGGTTAAGGTTTATTGAAACCCTAATTACTGCTCATCGATGA
- the LOC130801537 gene encoding uncharacterized protein LOC130801537: MGLISLILEVLKKPSLWDVFFELMLLTVPLWIAVFVGVFLGWAWRPKWAVFNEEGESKLSNESSCSSANAKGLNSIHSLISFKSLFPSFLPGNVSVNLKDGNFIEQPCVLKSNFSLSEHERNVPSAVNEADLKHLYQLVEEKDGGPAWIHMMNRSTPTMTYQAWRRDPPTGPPQYRSRTIFEDSTPEMVRDFFWDDDFRSKWDDMLIHHAMLEEYQPTGTMIVHWTRKFPFFCSDREYVIARRIWESEGSYYCITKGVPFTSLPRRDKPRRVDLYYSSWCIRAVESPKRPGHMTSCEVLLFHHEDMGIPWEIAKFGVRQGMWGAVKKIDPGLRTYQIERSAGASLSRYALMAHINTRVSTDYLEAANGNLPIENHDDTDANSSEKPGITIPRALVVSGAIALACTIDRGLLTKAVIFGVARRFARVGRKM, encoded by the exons ATGGGTTtgatttctttgattttggaGGTTTTAAAGAAACCTTCTTTATGGGATGTGTTTTTTGAGTTGATGTTATTGACTGTGCCTCTTTGGATTGCTGTTTTTGTTGGTGTTTTTTTGGGTTGGGCTTGGAGGCCTAAATGGGCTGTCttcaatgaagaaggagaatCTAAGTTGTCAAATGAATCTTCTTGTTCATCTGCAAATGCTAAGGGTTTGAATTCAATTCATAGTTTAATATCATTCAAATCATTGTTTCCTAGTTTCTTACCTGGGAATGTATCTGTTAATTTGAAAGATGGTAACTTTATTGAGCAGCCTTGTGTTTTAAAATCTAATTTCAG TTTGTCAGAGCATGAGAGAAATGTGCCCTCTGCTGTCAATGAAGCCGATTTAAAACATTTGTATCAATTGGTTGAAGAAAAAGACGGGGGGCCTGCATGGATTCATATGATGAATCGTTCTACTCCAACTATGACATACCAAGCTTGGCGTAGAGATCCTCCG ACTGGTCCTCCCCAGTATCGTAGCAGAACCATCTTTGAAGATTCTACTCCAGAAATGGTGAGAGACTTTTTCTGGGACGATGACTTCCGTTCCAAATGGGATGATATGCTCATACATCATGCTATGTTGGAGGAGTACCAACCAACAGGAACTATGATAGTGCATTGGACACGCAAA TTCCCATTCTTCTGCAGTGACAGAGAATATGTGATTGCTCGTCGAATCTGGGAATCTGAAGGTTCTTATTATTGCATCACTAAG GGTGTGCCATTTACCTCTCTTCCTAGACGAGACAAACCGAGGCGTGTTGACCTGTACTATTCTAGTTGGTGCATCCGTGCAG TTGAATCTCCAAAAAGGCCTGGTCACATGACTTCATGTGAGGTTTTACTTTTTCATCATGAGGACATGGGTATTCCTTGGGAGATTGCAAAGTTTGGTGTTAGGCAGGGTATGTGGGGAGCAGTCAAGAAGATAGATCCCGGATTGCGCACATACCAAATAGAGAGATCAGCCGGTGCATCACTTTCTCGGTATGCTTTGATGGCTCATATCAATACCCGAGTGAGTACAGATTACTTAGAGGCTGCTAACGGCAATTTGCCTATCGAGAATCATGACGACACAGATGCAAACTCTTCGGAAAAGCCAGGAATAACCATACCAAGAGCTCTTGTAGTAAGTGGGGCTATTGCACTGGCCTGTACTATCGATAGAGGACTCTTGACCAAGGCAGTAATCTTTGGAGTGGCTAGAAGATTTGCGAGGGTGGGAAGAAAGATGTGA
- the LOC130801273 gene encoding beta-1,6-galactosyltransferase GALT31A-like isoform X2, whose translation MLVTYFLKFLTRTTNLDKSMSALEMQLAAVRASSIQGQVSSPTTTKKSVELQRDRPKVFFVMGIITAFSSRKRRDSIRETWMPQGEGLKKLEKEKGIILRFVIGHSASPGGILDRAVDAEEAQHKDFLRLDHVEGYHELSFKTQIYFSTAVANWDADFYIKVDDDVHVNLGMVVSTLARHRSKPHVYIGCMKSGPVLSEKGSKYHEPEFWKFGEEGNKYFRHATGQIYAISKDLATYISVNKLVLHRYANEDVSLGSWLIGLDVNHIDDRSLCCGTPLDCEWKAQAGNPCAASFDWSCSGICKSVERMEEVHQRCGEGDGAIWRANS comes from the exons ATGCTAGTGACATATTTTCTCAAGTTTCTCACACGCACAAC GAATTTGGACAAAAGCATGTCCGCTTTAGAGATGCAGCTAGCTGCAGTTAGAGCTTCCAGCATTCAGGGTCAAGTGTCATCTccaactacaacaaaaaaatcaGTGGAGCTACAAAGGGACCGAcccaaagttttttttgttatggGAATCATAACTGCATTCAGTAGCAGGAAACGCAGGGATTCAATAAGAGAAACTTGGATGCCACAAG GCGAGGGGTTGAAAAAGTTGGAGAAAGAGAAAGGAATTATTTTGCGATTTGTTATTGGACACAG TGCTAGTCCTGGTGGAATTCTTGATCGAGCTGTTGATGCTGAAGAAGCTCAACATAAAGATTTTCTTCGGCTG GACCATGTGGAAGGATATCATGAATTGTCCTTTAAAACTCAAATATACTTTTCAACAGCTGTTGCAAATTGGGATGCTGACTTCTACAttaaagttgatgatgatgtgcATGTAAATCTTG GTATGGTGGTTTCCACGCTGGCACGTCATAGGTCAAAGCCCCATGTCTACATAGGTTGTATGAAATCTGGACCTGTCTTGTCAGAAAA GGGATCAAAATACCATGAACCAGAGTTCTGGAAATTTGGTGAGGAAGGCAACAAATATTTCAGACATGCCACAGGTCAAATATATGCAATTTCAAAAGATTTGGCGACCTATATTTCAGTAAATAA GCTTGTACTTCACAGATATGCAAATGAAGATGTATCACTTGGTTCTTGGCTGATTGGTCTTGATGTTAATCATATTGATGATAGAAGCCTCTGCTGTGGAACCCCTCTTG ATTGTGAATGGAAGGCGCAAGCAGGAAACCCTTGTGCTGCATCATTTGACTGGAGCTGCAGTGGCATTTGTAAATCAGTTGAGAGAATGGAGGAGGTACACCAACGCTGTGGAGAAGGTGATGGAGCTATCTGGCGTGCTAATTCATGA
- the LOC130801645 gene encoding 50S ribosomal protein L11, chloroplastic, translated as MAHPLSTYHTSAISTSSITSPKTRKFSSSLFIPSSLSLSSNPKSSFQFHNKKFFFSSPSNSPNRLSIVAMAPKPGGKAKKVIGVIKLALEAGKATPAPPVGPALGSKGVNIMAFCKDYNARTADKPGFVIPVEITVYDDKSFTFVLKTPPASVLLLKAAGVEKGSKDPQREKVGKVTIDQLRQIATEKLPDLNCTTIESAMRIIAGTAANMGIDVDPPVLEKKQKVVF; from the exons ATGGCGCATCCTTTATCTACCTATCATACATCAGCAATTTCAACTTCCTCCATTACATCACCCAAAACCCGGAAGTTCTCTTCCTCTCTTTTCATTCCTTCATCTCTAAGCTTATCCTCTAATCCCAAATCCTCTTTCCAATTTCACAACAAAAAGTTCTTTTTCTCTTCACCGTCTAATTCTCCTAATCGCCTTTCAATTGTTGCTATGGCTCCAAAACCCGGCGGCAAAGCAAAGAAGG TGATTGGAGTGATTAAGCTGGCATTAGAGGCTGGAAAAGCTACACCAGCACCACCAGTTGGACCTGCTTTGGGTTCCAAGGGTGTTAATATTATGGCGTTTTGTAAGGATTACAATGCTAGAACTGCTGATAAACCTGGGTTTGTTATTCCTGTTGAGATCACTGTTTATGAT GATAAGagttttacttttgttttgaaGACTCCACCTGCTTCTGTTCTCCTTCTCAAGGCTGCAG GTGTGGAAAAGGGATCAAAAGACCCACAAAGGGAGAAAGTAGGGAAGGTAACAATCGACCAATTGCGACAAATCGCCACAGAAAAGTTGCCGGACTTGAATTGCACAACCATAGAATCAGCAATGAGAATTATAGCAGGAACTGCTGCTAACATGGGAATTGACGTCGATCCTCCTGTTCTCGAAAAGAAGCAGAAAGTAGTTTTCTAA
- the LOC130801273 gene encoding beta-1,6-galactosyltransferase GALT31A-like isoform X1, translated as MAVSKHNRFSNGVSSRCVIIFCIASFFCGVIVVNRLQAVPEQATVEGRSLLSQKQNEIQNQPLIDCESGEASVHASDIFSQVSHTHNVIMNLDKSMSALEMQLAAVRASSIQGQVSSPTTTKKSVELQRDRPKVFFVMGIITAFSSRKRRDSIRETWMPQGEGLKKLEKEKGIILRFVIGHSASPGGILDRAVDAEEAQHKDFLRLDHVEGYHELSFKTQIYFSTAVANWDADFYIKVDDDVHVNLGMVVSTLARHRSKPHVYIGCMKSGPVLSEKGSKYHEPEFWKFGEEGNKYFRHATGQIYAISKDLATYISVNKLVLHRYANEDVSLGSWLIGLDVNHIDDRSLCCGTPLDCEWKAQAGNPCAASFDWSCSGICKSVERMEEVHQRCGEGDGAIWRANS; from the exons ATGGCAGTCAGTAAGCACAATAGGTTTAGTAATGGAGTTTCTTCTCGATGCGTCATTATCTTCTGCATCGCAAGCTTTTTCTGCGGTGTTATTGTCGTCAATAG GCTCCAGGCAGTTCCTGAACAAGCTACAGTAGAGGGAAGGTCTTTGCTTTCACAAAAGCAGAATGAAATTCAGAATCAACCACTTATAGACTGTGAAAGCGGG GAGGCATCGGTCCATGCTAGTGACATATTTTCTCAAGTTTCTCACACGCACAACGTAATCAT GAATTTGGACAAAAGCATGTCCGCTTTAGAGATGCAGCTAGCTGCAGTTAGAGCTTCCAGCATTCAGGGTCAAGTGTCATCTccaactacaacaaaaaaatcaGTGGAGCTACAAAGGGACCGAcccaaagttttttttgttatggGAATCATAACTGCATTCAGTAGCAGGAAACGCAGGGATTCAATAAGAGAAACTTGGATGCCACAAG GCGAGGGGTTGAAAAAGTTGGAGAAAGAGAAAGGAATTATTTTGCGATTTGTTATTGGACACAG TGCTAGTCCTGGTGGAATTCTTGATCGAGCTGTTGATGCTGAAGAAGCTCAACATAAAGATTTTCTTCGGCTG GACCATGTGGAAGGATATCATGAATTGTCCTTTAAAACTCAAATATACTTTTCAACAGCTGTTGCAAATTGGGATGCTGACTTCTACAttaaagttgatgatgatgtgcATGTAAATCTTG GTATGGTGGTTTCCACGCTGGCACGTCATAGGTCAAAGCCCCATGTCTACATAGGTTGTATGAAATCTGGACCTGTCTTGTCAGAAAA GGGATCAAAATACCATGAACCAGAGTTCTGGAAATTTGGTGAGGAAGGCAACAAATATTTCAGACATGCCACAGGTCAAATATATGCAATTTCAAAAGATTTGGCGACCTATATTTCAGTAAATAA GCTTGTACTTCACAGATATGCAAATGAAGATGTATCACTTGGTTCTTGGCTGATTGGTCTTGATGTTAATCATATTGATGATAGAAGCCTCTGCTGTGGAACCCCTCTTG ATTGTGAATGGAAGGCGCAAGCAGGAAACCCTTGTGCTGCATCATTTGACTGGAGCTGCAGTGGCATTTGTAAATCAGTTGAGAGAATGGAGGAGGTACACCAACGCTGTGGAGAAGGTGATGGAGCTATCTGGCGTGCTAATTCATGA